From a single Brassica napus cultivar Da-Ae chromosome C9, Da-Ae, whole genome shotgun sequence genomic region:
- the LOC106364480 gene encoding probable F-box protein At4g22030: protein MASLHVSRLVLSSSSSSCMRPKAAVSIPKLPKFNVSVPKIPIKNPTLSVKEPVGFMETLPLPLKQRRDSDSIQRARLNAVLEAVMDRIEMHKNLGDQRNNWNSLLLNSVNMITLTAALMAGIASVNVHGGDSVTAVKIASTVLLASATSISALMSKIQPSQLAEEQRNATRLFKKLRTELEMILRENEAIYEEDVKEAIQRVLALDKAYPLPLIGAMLEKFPEEFKPATWWPEKKQRNPNTGLANGWSQELETEMREVAHVVKTRDAEEYEKLGNVALKLNRFLAISGPVLTGVSAVSSVFIGQDSGLAGVVAMTCASLAAIVNTLEHGGQVGMVFEMYRNSAGFFSLLEETLNSTEKREHGQVFETKVALKLGRSLSELRDLAKKSKISQVKANEFASKLF, encoded by the coding sequence ATGGCTTCATTGCACGTTTCAAGATTAGTTctttcgtcttcttcctcttcatgcATGAGACCTAAAGCTGCCGTCTCCATCCCGAAACTGCCGAAATTTAACGTCTCTGTTCCGAAAATACCGATAAAGAATCCGACTTTGTCGGTTAAAGAACCAGTTGGGTTCATGGAAACCCTTCCTCTTCCGTTGAAACAGAGGAGAGACTCTGATTCTATCCAAAGGGCACGCCTCAATGCGGTTCTTGAAGCAGTTATGGATAGGATCGAGATGCACAAGAACCTCGGAGATCAGCGGAACAATTGGAACTCTTTGTTGCTCAATTCCGTCAACATGATCACTCTCACAGCCGCTTTGATGGCTGGAATAGCCTCTGTTAATGTTCACGGAGGAGACTCTGTAACGGCCGTGAAGATAGCTTCGACGGTTTTGTTAGCTTCTGCCACAAGTATCAGTGCCTTGATGAGCAAGATTCAACCGTCGCAGCTCGCTGAAGAACAGAGAAACGCCACGAGGCTGTTCAAGAAGCTGAGAACAGAGCTCGAAATGATTCTGAGAGAAAACGAGGCAATCTACGAGGAAGATGTGAAGGAAGCGATACAGAGAGTGTTGGCTCTAGACAAAGCTTACCCTCTTCCTCTAATCGGAGCAATGCTCGAGAAGTTTCCAGAAGAGTTTAAACCGGCGACTTGGTGGCCtgaaaagaaacagagaaaccCTAACACCGGTCTTGCGAACGGGTGGAGTCAAGAGCTGGAGACGGAGATGAGAGAAGTAGCTCACGTGGTTAAGACTAGAGACGCAGAAGAGTATGAGAAATTAGGTAACGTGGCCTTGAAGCTAAACCGGTTCTTGGCTATCTCTGGACCGGTTTTAACCGGAGTTTCTGCAGTGAGCTCTGTTTTTATCGGTCAAGATTCTGGTTTAGCTGGAGTTGTGGCGATGACTTGTGCTTCTTTGGCTGCGATTGTCAACACTTTGGAGCATGGTGGTCAAGTGGGAATGGTGTTTGAGATGTATAGAAACTCAGCGGGATTCTTCTCTCTGTTAGAAGAGACGTTGAACTCGACAGAGAAGAGAGAGCACGGACAAGTGTTTGAGACAAAAGTTGCGTTGAAGTTAGGGAGAAGCTTGTCTGAGCTGAGAGATCTCGCAAAGAAATCTAAAATCTCTCAGGTTAAGGCTAATGAATTTGCAAGCAAGCTTTTCTAG
- the LOC106363033 gene encoding peroxisomal membrane protein PMP22 — MGSPAKKTTLQRYLSQLQQHPLRTKAITAGVLSGVSDVVSQKLSGIQKIQLRRVLLKMIFAGGFLGPVGHFFHTTLDKIFQGKKDTKTVAKKVIVEQLTLSPLNHLLFMIYYGVVIERTPWNLVRDRIKKTYPTVQLTAWTFFPIVGWVNYKYVPLHFRVILHSLVAFFWGIFLTLRARSMTLALAKAK; from the exons ATGGGATCTCCAGCGAAGAAGACGACTCTGCAACGATACTTGTCACAACTTCAGCAACATCCTCTTAGAACAAAG GCGATTACTGCTGGAGTTTTGTCCGGTGTGAGTGATGTTGTTTCACAGAAACTCTCTGGGATACAGAAGATTCAGCTGAGAAGGGTTCTTCTCAAAATG ATATTTGCAGGGGGGTTTCTCGGACCAGTAGGGCATTTCTTTCATACAACTCTAGATAAGATTTTTCAAGGGAAGAAAGACACAAAGACCGTCGCAAAGAAG GTAATCGTGGAACAACTGACATTGTCACCATTGAACCATTTGCTTTTCATGATCTATTATGGAGTAGTCATTGAAA GAACTCCTTGGAATCTTGTTAGAGACAGGATCAAGAAGACTTACCCAACAGTCCAGCTTACAGCATGGACC TTTTTCCCCATTGTGGGATGGGTAAACTACAAGTATGTGCCACTGCACTTCCGGGTCATATTGCACAGCCTCGTCGCATTCTTCTG gggAATCTTCCTGACCCTGCGAGCAAGGTCGATGACACTAGCTTTGGCAAAGGCTAAGTGA
- the LOC106366922 gene encoding aspartic proteinase A3, translating to MGTRFQSLLAFLLSCLILISAASSSEQKGDGTLRIGLKKRKLDRANRLASQLFLKNRGSWSPKDYFCLNDANSDIVPLKNYLDAQYYGEITIGTPPQKFTAIFDTGSSNLWVPSSNCYFSIACYFHSKYKARDSSTYKRNGKPASIRYGTGAISGYFSNDDVKVGGLVIKDQEFIEATSEPGITFLLAKFDGILGLGFKEIAVGNSTPVWYNMVEKGLVKEPIFSFWLNRNPEDPEGGQIVFGGVDPKHFKGEHTYVPVTRKGYWQFDMGDLNIADKPTGYCAKGCSAIADSGTSLLTGPSTVITMINHAIGAVGIASQECKTVIGQYGQTMLDSLVSQVDPRKVCSHIGLCGFDGTHSVSMGIKSVVEDGVSGLLNEAMCSACEMASVWMQSELSQNQTQERILAYAAELCDHIPNPNQQSAVDCERVSSMPIVTFTIGGKPFDLSPQDYIFKIGDGVQAQCTSGFTAMDIPPPRGPLWILGDIFMGPYHTVFDYGKTRVGFAKAT from the exons ATGGGAACTCGGTTCCAGTCCTTGCTAGCGTTCTTGCTTTCATGTTTAATCCTTATATCCGCGGCTTCATCATCTGAGCAAAAAGGCGATGGAACGCTTAGAATTGGATTGAAAAAGAGGAAACTAGACAGGGCCAACAGGCTAGCTTCTCAGCTATTCTTGAAAAACCGAGGATCTTGGTCTCCCAAAGATTATTTTTGCCTGAACGATGCGAATTCAGACATTGTTCCACTGAAAAACTATTTGGATGCTCAATACTATGGTGAGATTACCATTGGTACTCCACCTCAAAAGTTTACAGCGATCTTTGATACTGGAAGCTCCAATCTCTGGGTACCATCTAGTAATTGCTACTTCTCG ATTGCTTGTTATTTTCATTCAAAGTACAAGGCTAGGGACTCATCCACTTACAAAAGGAACG GAAAGCCTGCGTCAATCCGCTATGGGACAGGTGCTATTTCTGGTTACTTTAGCAATGATGATGTTAAAGTTGGTGGTCTTGTTATCAAGGATCAG GAGTTCATAGAGGCTACTAGTGAGCCTGGTATTACATTCTTGCTAGCCAAGTTTGATGGTATCCTTGGGTTGGGTTTCAAAGAGATCGCTGTAGGAAACTCAACTCCAGTTTG GTATAACATGGTAGAGAAAGGTCTGGTTAAGGAACCTATTTTTTCCTTTTGGCTTAACCGTAACCCGGAAGATCCAGAAGGTGGTCAGATTGTTTTCGGTGGAGTTGACCCTAAGCACTTCAAAGGAGAGCACACTTATGTTCCAGTGACACGTAAAGGTTACTGGCAATTCGACATGGGTGATCTCAACATTGCTGACAAACCAACCG GATATTGTGCTAAAGGTTGTTCTGCCATTGCTGATTCCGGAACTTCTCTTCTCACCGGTCCATCG ACTGTCATCACAATGATCAATCATGCCATTGGAGCAGTAGGAATCGCAAGCCAAGAGTGCAAAACTGTAATAGGTCAATATGGACAAACCATGTTGGACTCCCTTGTCTCTCAGGTGGATCCGAGGAAGGTATGCTCACATATAGGACTCTGCGGTTTTGATGGTACACACAGTGTGAG TATGGGGATTAAGTCGGTTGTAGAAGATGGAGTATCGGGTCTTCTAAACGAAGCCATGTGCAGCGCTTGTGAAATGGCATCTGTGTGGATGCAGAGTGAATTGTCTCAGAATCAAACACAAGAACGCATACTCGCTTATGCTGCTGAG ctttGTGACCATataccaaacccaaaccaacaATCAGCAGTAGACTGTGAGAGGGTTTCTTCAATGCCAATAGTAACATTCACAATTGGTGGGAAACCCTTTGATCTCTCACCGCAAGAT TATATATTCAAGATTGGTGATGGAGTTCAGGCTCAGTGCACCAGTGGTTTCACAGCCATGGATATACCTCCACCTCGTGGACCTCTTTG GATCTTGGGTGACATCTTCATGGGACCATACCATACTGTGTTTGATTATGGGAAAACAAGAGTTGGATTCGCCAAAGCTACTTAA
- the LOC106364479 gene encoding WRKY transcription factor 42-like translates to MFRFPVSLGGQGDNLKQTQPSDEQHHRPIMDEVDFFRSEKRDDQNVITEETHRLHVKRENSRVDDDDDRSMGINTGLNLLTANTGSDESLVDDGLSVDMEEKRTKIENTQLREELKKSNEENQRLKEMLSQTTNNFNSLQMQLVAVMRQEEDHHHLATIESKDKDTNRHEAPEMVPRQFIDLGLPSAEVSSDERITSRSPQSLLEDSSSRQRAKRVLEIEESPENESNGWGNPSKVSKHNASSSNGNGNAIDQSAAEATMRKARVSVRARSEAPMLSDGCQWRKYGQKMAKGNPCPRAYYRCTMAVGCPVRKQVQRCADDRSILITTYEGNHNHPLPPAAMYMASTTTAAASMLLSGSTMSNQDGLMNPTNLFARTMLTCSSSMATISASAPFPTITLDLTESASDVNGPTNNNPLMQFAQRSGFAELNQSGLPQMMGQALYYNQQQSKFSGLHIPSQSLNAGESVNAAMPANPNFAAALAAAITSIINGSSNHQNGSSNSSNNNVTTSSGDRQ, encoded by the exons ATGTTTCGTTTTCCAGTGAGTCTTGGAGGTCAAGGTGACAATTTGAAGCAGACACAACCATCGGATGAGCAGCACCATCGGCCAATAATGGATGAGGTTGACTTTTTCAGGTCGGAGAAGAGAGATGATCAGAATGTCATCACCGAGGAAACTCATAGGCTTCATGTCAAAAGGGAAAATTCACGTgttgacgatgatgatgatcgtTCCATGGGTATCAAT ACTGGACTTAATCTTCTCACTGCGAATACGGGAAGCGACGAGTCATTGGTGGATGATGGATTGTCTGTTGATATGGAGGAGAAACGTACAAAGATTGAG AATACACAACTTCGAGAAGAGCTAAAGAAGTCGAAtgaagagaatcaaagactaaAGGAAATGCTAAGTCAAACAACCAACAACTTCAACTCCTTGCAGATGCAACTTGTTGCTGTCATGAGGCAAGAAGAAGATCATCATCACCTG GCTACGATCGAGAGCAAAGACAAGGACACTAACCGACATGAAGCTCCTGAGATGGTTCCAAGACAGTTCATTGATTTGGGActaccatctgctgaagtatcATCCGATGAGAGGATAACGTCAAGATCTCCCCAATCCCTTCTAGAGGACTCTAGCTCACGTCAGCGCGCAAAAAGAGTACTTGAGATAGAAGAAAGCCCAGAGAACGAATCGAACGGCTGGGGAAACCCTAGCAAAGTTTCGAAACACAATGCCTCTTCCAGCAATGGCAATGGAAATGCTATCGATCAATCGGCCGCTGAAGCCACCATGCGTAAAGCCCGTGTTTCGGTCCGTGCAAGGTCCGAAGCTCCCATG TTAAGCGATGGATGTCAATGGAGAAAATACGGACAGAAAATGGCAAAAGGGAACCCGTGCCCTCGAGCTTATTACCGCTGCACGATGGCCGTTGGATGTCCCGTTCGTAAGCAA GTGCAACGTTGCGCAGACGACAGATCTATTCTCATAACAACCTACGAAGGAAACCATAACCATCCATTACCTCCGGCAGCTATGTACATGGCTTCAACCACAACCGCAGCCGCAAGCATGCTCCTCTCAGGCTCCACAATGTCGAACCAAGACGGCTTAATGAACCCAACAAACCTCTTCGCTCGAACCATGTTGACTTGTTCCTCAAGCATGGCCACGATCTCAGCCTCGGCCCCATTCCCAACCATTACACTAGACCTCACAGAATCAGCGTCGGACGTTAACGGTCCGACGAATAACAACCCACTGATGCAATTCGCTCAACGGTCTGGTTTCGCGGAGTTGAACCAATCGGGCTTGCCTCAGATGATGGGCCAGGCTTTGTATTATAACCAACAACAGTCCAAGTTCTCCGGTTTGCATATACCATCTCAGTCGCTGAACGCTGGCGAGAGCGTCAATGCTGCTATGCCCGCCAATCCGAACTTTGCAGCGGCTCTGGCCGCAGCCATCACGTCTATTATCAACGGTTCGAGTAATCACCAGAATGGGAGCAGTAACAGTAGTAATAATAATGTTACGACGAGCAGCGGTGACAGGcaataa